The Astyanax mexicanus isolate ESR-SI-001 chromosome 21, AstMex3_surface, whole genome shotgun sequence genome contains the following window.
acaaaatcttacaacacttcatgcttccctctgctactgacaacttttatggagatgtggatttcattttccagcaggacttggcacactgcacacactgccaaaagtaccaatttttcttatataatattaacattttctgagactaCCTGGAACCCACCAAGCCCACATTTcaaatatgtccaaatatttgcaaTAATACCTTTTCAATGGTGGTCAATGACTAATACAGTCTTTGAGTGGTCCTATGTTGCCCCTTTCTACTAGTCAGCTACTGTGTACTAGGGGCTAATGTCAATTATGGTATTACAATTACTAGCCATTTCTTTAGGACCTACAATCTTTACTATGTTGGTGTTTCCTCTAAATTGGCCTCTCAGTGCAGAGGGGAATCCCATGCTGCCACCTAGTGGGGAAAGCCTTTATAATGATAATTTTAGGACTCCTGGCTTtaagatatttttaaagaagcATGATTTAAATAATCCAAAACATGtaatctctctctatttttcttcaGTGTTAGATCTATCCTGTCCTGTACATCATGCCTCGCTCGTTTCTGGTGAAGAAGAAGAGAAGGGGAGGTTCTCGCTCTCCTTTACCCGCTGACTGCACACCCTGCCTGGGCATTCCCTGCACTGGCTGGACAGCCCCCATAGAGTCTTCCCCCATAAACCAAGAGAAACCAGAGCAGAGAGTGGAGCCTTCATCTGTACCAGAAACCACAGCACACACAGACTCCTTCAGTACCTGGAGCACAGGTGATCAATCACATGGTTCATAGCTGAAAAGCAATGACTGATAAGTAAATAAGGCTGTGGGATTCATTAATTGCATTGATATGCACTTAAAGGAACTTAAGAGAACTAACCacatgatttttgctgactccaccctctgctcaaatttgaaaaaggctaaaactTGGGAGGGGTAgcttgggaggggcactgggtgatgtatgggtttaggagcaggggagagttgattggctgagctgcagcagcagtgtgcctctgataacgGTAGAGGCAGAAATTAgcacagtaaaatattttttttaaaggttaggaaataaatgtttaaaaaactttaagcaggactggtatgttccATTACaccaaaggaacacatttcagctattaatagaaaaaatatggtttagggtttagtggcgctttaataaaagtattttaaactgtacaattcaaatgaataagCTGTGGTgcaaatgaatggatggatagatggatggatgaatgaatgaaatgcTACCTGTAATGATCAGTCAGTAACAAATGCTGTGAATACTGTACATCTCTCACAACACTAGAATTTTTATAGATGCATCTTTATTTATGGAAAAATTACAAAACTACTATAAAAGACTGTCCCACACACCAGCTTCTACGTTACTTAAATATGTCCTAATTGGTCCATATTTTGATCAAATATTTGCTTAGTAAAGTCCAAATATAACAaaatagtccaaataaaataaatcaatggaTTTTCTTTATGTTTTAGTATACATCTTTTCATCAATACAATCTGGCAAATCTGGACGTTTATTATGAAGCCAAAAATGGCAGATTAGTCATAATGGCCAACAGCTAACTAGTGATGCAACAGTTAAGTGTTTTCCGAGTTGAACTAatgactatatataaatataaaaaaaaaaaaaaaaagattggtggcactgtgctggttagatttgtaTGTTCTGGGAATTGaaatgatatgtggattatgacaaTCCAGTTAAAAACAACCATCTacattggcttgcaaaagtattcataccccttgaacttttccacattttgtcaccttacaaccacaaacgtaaatgtaatcttattgagattttaaagtaatagacaaacacaaagtattgctactggttttattattattattattatttttttatcaaactaaaatctgaaaagtgtgatgacATCAAAACTTAAAAGAGACACAATTTGCTGCAATTGCAACTGTAAGCTTAAACCACTAGCTTAAAGAAAAGGCAAAAAGATCTgatctgtttttctctctattcTCATTTTGTGTTTTAGGGTATAATGAAGGCCGTTCTCTGGTTCCTTGGCACCCCCTACAGTCCAGCACAGTGGATAAACAGGAGTTGAGCACGTTACAGCCCAGCAACAAAGACAGAGACTGTTCCCAGATCAGTGCCCTGAATTCCAACACGTCCCACTGTCCCATATGCGGCAAGGTACCACCAACAGCCATGATGGCTTATCAAACAGACGTGCAGTGGCCAGCAGTTTTGATCATTTGACTGGTGAACgtgcttaaattaaatttaaattactttagtcaagtcaagaggcttttattgccattacatctgagtacaggtacacaggtacacagtgtaatgaaattacgttcctccagaacaaacaatagacaacataaagtgcaacaTAAGACTGTACATTACaatgaatacaataaataaaaagactagACAAATGAAAATTAAAAGTGACAGTCTAAGTTTTGGGGATCTCTCTAGTGAGAATGAGTAAGTGCACCTagcatagagcttagatcaggcccaaaaaatccagcctgattTGATCCCGTGCACAGACCAGCCCCATTAACTGTTTTTGTGAGCCCGAGCCGAGATTTAAACAAGACATtcttaaaactgagctttttaaaaacattttcgggctgttggaatgagcgaaatctgttcagaattatgttaattaactttgcaacactaaagaagcatagaccttttatttaagaaaattgtTTATTAAGAACTGACCTccccgtctactctaatataattaaaaatgtttaaaaacacataaaacaaagcACTAGGCACTGCACTACGGACTGCACTTTCATTAAACAGACCAAGAACAAGAACATAATTTACAACATTCTaacttctaacttttttttttatttgttactttactatattgtgattatcacatcatagctttataaaaatagcattaaaaaagagctgaatttaaaaataacagtCTTAGTTTCTTGTTGTTGTTCCACTCTTATCAGATTTAAtactgtgtttctttggtttaatatTGAGTGAATGAGCAGAAAGAGACTGAGTTTGCCATACTGATAAATGCATGTTCATAAGAACTCTTGTATCAGTGCCATTAGCAGCAATGCAGGAGTTGTTGTGGCTTTGCAgggatgttaaaaaaataaagcatactTCAAACTGAAAGTGATAgtctgttttggtttgtttttgcagCTCTTCTCTTCTTTATCTGGCCTGGAGGCTCATGTGTACAAGTATCATGACGGCTGCA
Protein-coding sequences here:
- the LOC103041482 gene encoding zinc finger protein Gfi-1b-like → MPRSFLVKKKRRGGSRSPLPADCTPCLGIPCTGWTAPIESSPINQEKPEQRVEPSSVPETTAHTDSFSTWSTGYNEGRSLVPWHPLQSSTVDKQELSTLQPSNKDRDCSQISALNSNTSHCPICGKLFSSLSGLEAHVYKYHDGCSLPVVYCNSSKPVTPYRTKERTFECHVCGKVFKRSSTLTTHLLIHSDTRPFPCQYCGKRFHQKSDMKKHTFIHTGEKPHVCRVCGKAFSQSSNLITHSRKHYRHFS